One part of the Rothia sp. ZJ932 genome encodes these proteins:
- a CDS encoding di- and tripeptidase, whose protein sequence is MFGKMFDAKSAFDENGQPKPAVTKVIDSVLKIQRPMVVGMVKKLHEKHPNETPAQIAERLEKSYLRDITVGGGAVGASAFVPGIGTVTSVGFSVVAVAGYLERTAIYIQAMAELHGVQVNDPEEGRMMVMALMLGEDGSNLMSSILAQSTKAGGVSSKWGMMMGKSNNSGKLFSVEKTIRNMFIKRFLTKQSGALLGRALPFGIGAVVGGGANLALGKKVVSEVENAFGTPPAIFPDEISGRAPRVAEPKQNEAAGEVTV, encoded by the coding sequence ATGTTCGGCAAAATGTTTGATGCAAAGAGCGCTTTTGATGAGAACGGCCAGCCCAAGCCTGCTGTCACCAAGGTCATTGATAGCGTGCTGAAGATCCAGCGACCCATGGTGGTTGGCATGGTCAAGAAGCTGCACGAAAAACACCCTAACGAGACTCCCGCTCAGATCGCTGAGCGCCTTGAGAAGTCATACCTGCGTGATATCACCGTCGGTGGTGGCGCGGTGGGGGCGTCAGCATTCGTGCCCGGCATCGGTACCGTAACTTCTGTTGGTTTTTCCGTTGTCGCTGTGGCAGGTTACTTGGAACGCACCGCCATCTACATTCAGGCAATGGCTGAATTGCACGGCGTCCAGGTCAATGACCCCGAAGAGGGTCGCATGATGGTCATGGCGCTCATGCTCGGTGAAGACGGATCAAACCTCATGAGCTCCATTCTTGCTCAAAGCACCAAAGCCGGTGGTGTCTCTAGCAAGTGGGGCATGATGATGGGCAAGAGCAATAACAGCGGTAAGCTCTTCAGCGTTGAAAAGACCATCCGTAACATGTTTATCAAGCGTTTCTTGACCAAGCAGTCCGGCGCTTTGCTAGGTCGTGCACTGCCCTTCGGCATTGGTGCGGTTGTTGGTGGCGGCGCTAACCTGGCGCTGGGCAAGAAAGTAGTGAGCGAGGTCGAGAACGCTTTTGGTACTCCTCCTGCGATTTTCCCCGATGAGATTTCAGGACGCGCACCCCGAGTTGCTGAGCCTAAGCAGAATGAAGCGGCAGGCGAGGTCACTGTCTAG
- a CDS encoding transposase family protein, with amino-acid sequence MLSKPNQKRPSPHKPHNRPNPPAIHHPIRYTPHPPHLEKTQQKPRKLTLTQALTLTLIYHRQRPHHQLIAEFFNVSQPTVSRTINRREKALVKIHEAADPVTETSTRCTRFTGKPRNTRSRLELAYPLRKNKLLR; translated from the coding sequence ATACTCTCAAAGCCAAACCAGAAAAGACCATCGCCCCACAAGCCCCACAACAGACCTAACCCACCAGCAATTCACCACCCTATTCGATACACTCCACACCCACCTCACCTAGAGAAAACCCAACAAAAACCCAGAAAACTCACCCTAACCCAAGCTCTCACCCTGACACTGATCTACCACCGACAACGACCTCACCATCAACTCATAGCAGAGTTCTTCAACGTCTCTCAGCCAACAGTTTCAAGGACTATCAACAGAAGAGAAAAAGCACTGGTGAAGATTCATGAGGCTGCTGATCCAGTCACTGAAACAAGCACTAGATGCACCAGGTTCACTGGTAAGCCACGGAACACTCGTTCCCGCTTGGAATTGGCGTATCCCTTGCGAAAAAATAAACTTCTCAGGTAA